GCCTCAGAATCTGAAGAACAAAGTGAATTCTCATCTAAAGAAAATTGAGTTTCAGGGGCTGAGATTTAATAAACTAGTGATGTCCGATATTTTGAAGGCTTGGGAGGATCTAATGCTGGAATTGATGCTCAAAAATTCAATAGACATATCCCTTTTCGACTACACTGGCTGCAGGAATCAGTGGAAAAGAATAAGGAAATGATGAAATGCTCATCAAATGCATATGCTATGCGTATGCATTAACACAATAATAACATACTGAATGGTCATTTGACGGAAGAGAAGACCGAGAATGGCGAGGGAGCAAAGTAGAACAATGAAGACATCAGAGAAAAGAGAGACGATGAAGTTGAAGAACTTGATTGAGACAGCAAAAATACATGCAAACAGCACTCCAGTCCAGAAGATATAAGATATGAAACACTTTCTTACCTCATCGAAAGCTTCGAATATGTCGATACTTGGTTGATGAATGGTGCAAACAACAGTTCTTCCTGTGTCAACTGTGTTCCTAACGGTTCGCATAACAATTGCAGCAGCTCTAGCATCTAATCCAGATGTAGGCTTGTCCATGAAAATTATCGACGGATTGGCCACTAATTCAACTGCAATAGTTAGCCTATTGCATTGTTAGGTTGAAACACCGTTTACGCCAGGCAAACCAACCAAAGAGTTTCTCAATGGATTCAGCTCCACTAGTTCCATTACTTCCTCAATGAACATCTGCAACAATTTATCAAATATCTCGATTAATGAATCAAGTAATAAAGTAAAATCGCAAAGTGAGCTTTAAATACTAACCTTCCTTGTATTATAAGTCACTTTTGATGGTAAACGAAGCCAAGCCAAGTAGAGCAATGACTCGTGGACTGTAACATGAGGAGAATGGATATCATTCTGCTCGCAATAACCAGAGATTCGAGCAAACGTTTCTTATCTTTTAGGGTATCCAGAAATTTTTATGCTCCCGTCGATGTAACCACCGGTTTTCCTACCGGCCAAAACATCCATTAAAGTAGTTTTTCCAGCTCCACTAACTCCCATCAATGCTGTGAGAACACCAGGCCTAAATGCACCACTAACACCCTTCAAAAGCACCAACCTATCCTCTATTACCCCTTGAACCTTCATTTCCTGCCAATTAGAATCTCAAGAGTCAAGGTTGTTGACCGAAAACATTGATTGAAAACTGAGTCTTAGATTTTAACAAACTTTGAAATTTACTTACCTGAGGCATGTCGACAGAATACACAACTTGGTAAAAGGTTATAGAATGTGGCTCGAAAGGAAGAACCATTCCTCGTTTCTGTCTGCGGCTAGAGTCCACGCCATTATAAGATTGTCCCGAGCTCGCTGCATAACAATCGCAAATTTGTTAagattctaaaattaaaataaataaaaatatatataattcaaatCATCTTCTACAATACCATTCTGCTTTGAAACGGTAACATAACAAATGAAGTTAAGAAAATTAATCCAAAATATGCACATGAATAAAAACAAACCAAAACATAACACTCTCATTACTACAACTCGAAAAGATCACACACATATGACAAACTAGTAAGCTTAATATAGTAAGAAGTGTACCAACTGCTGGTGGAATATAGATAGGCGTCACAGATCAGATGAAAGAGTCAAGAATGACCAAATTGATTAACCAAAAGAGAAGTAGAAAAATAGATTTGAGACAGAGGTAATCATCGTA
The genomic region above belongs to Vicia villosa cultivar HV-30 ecotype Madison, WI unplaced genomic scaffold, Vvil1.0 ctg.002442F_1_1, whole genome shotgun sequence and contains:
- the LOC131638824 gene encoding pleiotropic drug resistance protein 1-like, whose protein sequence is MRAHITWTCVEDAVVLALSQHRRPNLIRQSILASSGQSYNGVDSSRRQKRGMVLPFEPHSITFYQVVYSVDMPQEMKVQGVIEDRLVLLKGVSGAFRPGVLTALMGVSGAGKTTLMDVLAGRKTGGYIDGSIKISGYPKR